A DNA window from Borrelia sp. HM contains the following coding sequences:
- a CDS encoding DUF1893 domain-containing protein, whose protein sequence is MISGLNPKLRLFKEHRILYSNMERGLKPLLEVDNFINKYIQNKEGLEIYDKVVGKAAAVIIYNIGFQNVHAGVISQVAKDFLESRGIRVSFKRLVEKINDKTENLIESLENPEEIYKYLIKRGIIVSNS, encoded by the coding sequence ATGATATCAGGATTAAATCCTAAGTTGAGATTGTTTAAAGAACATAGAATACTTTATTCTAATATGGAAAGAGGATTAAAACCTTTATTAGAAGTTGATAATTTTATTAATAAATATATTCAAAATAAGGAAGGTTTGGAAATTTATGATAAAGTTGTAGGTAAAGCCGCTGCTGTTATAATTTATAATATTGGGTTTCAAAATGTTCATGCTGGTGTGATTTCTCAAGTGGCAAAGGATTTTTTGGAAAGTAGAGGAATAAGAGTAAGCTTTAAAAGGCTTGTAGAAAAAATAAATGATAAAACTGAGAATTTAATTGAAAGTTTAGAAAATCCAGAGGAAATTTACAAGTATTTGATTAAGAGAGGAATTATTGTCAGTAACAGCTGA
- the gyrA gene encoding DNA topoisomerase (ATP-hydrolyzing) subunit A, translating into MSVEGNKEQILNIKIEDEVRTSYLNYAMSVIVSRALPDVRDGLKPVHRRILYSMHEMGLKAEKPFKKAGRIVGDVLGKYHPHGDQSIYEALVRLAQDFSLRYPIVSGQGNFGSIDGDPPAAMRYTEARMARIAEELVRDIDKQTVDFRANYDDSLLEPTVLPSAFPFLLVNGSSGIAVGMATSMAPHNLREICDAIVYMLDHDDASIYDLIEIVKGPDFPTYAEIIYNDNLIKAYLTGKGSVIIRAQYHIEKKSEDNISIIITQIPYAVNKSSLLMKIALLIKEEKLEGISDIRDESDRDGIRIVIEIKKGFDPNVIMNLLYEYTELRKNFSINNLALVNGIPKQLNLKELLSEFIAHRKEIVRRRVDFDLKKAREKAHILEGLNIALKNIDKIIEIIKSAKLVKEAKEYIMKEFSLSEIQANSILDMKLQRLTSLEIEKLKEDFTIVLALIKDYEDILISPVRIVNIVREEINNLSLKFGDERRTKIIYDEEVLKTSMSDLMQRENVIVILTKQGFIKRILQDEYKLQGIGGKGLSSFELQNGDQINIALCVNTHDFLLMISNEGKLYVINAYSIKDSARTSKGQNIRELINLGETEKILAIKNTNELSVNNYLLITTAKGKIARIETESFKTVKSRGVIVIKLDNNDFVTSAEVVSKDERVICISKKGNAFAFNSNDIRLTHRGTQGVSGMKVREGDVFIKVLAVGHGSHLLIVSENGYGKRLEISKVTGLKRGATGYTSYKKSDEKAGEVVDAITVSHEDEVLLISRSSKVLRTLVDKISEQGKDARGMQVLSLDEDRLVSVSKFIK; encoded by the coding sequence ATGTCAGTTGAAGGAAATAAAGAACAAATATTAAATATAAAAATAGAAGATGAGGTTAGGACTTCTTATTTAAATTATGCGATGTCTGTTATTGTTTCAAGAGCTCTTCCTGATGTTCGAGATGGGCTTAAACCTGTTCACAGAAGAATCCTTTATTCAATGCATGAAATGGGGCTTAAGGCTGAAAAACCTTTTAAGAAGGCTGGAAGAATTGTTGGAGATGTGCTTGGAAAATATCATCCCCATGGTGATCAGTCTATTTATGAAGCACTTGTTAGACTTGCTCAGGACTTTTCTTTAAGATATCCTATAGTAAGTGGGCAGGGCAATTTTGGTTCTATTGATGGTGATCCTCCTGCTGCTATGCGATATACTGAAGCTCGTATGGCTAGAATAGCAGAAGAGCTTGTTAGAGATATAGATAAGCAAACTGTTGATTTTAGAGCTAATTATGATGATTCCTTGCTTGAACCTACAGTTTTGCCATCTGCTTTTCCATTTTTATTGGTAAACGGTTCTAGTGGGATTGCTGTTGGAATGGCAACAAGTATGGCTCCACATAATTTAAGGGAAATTTGTGATGCTATAGTTTATATGTTAGATCATGATGATGCTTCCATTTATGATTTAATCGAAATAGTTAAGGGACCAGATTTTCCTACTTATGCTGAAATTATTTATAATGATAATTTAATCAAGGCTTATTTGACAGGAAAGGGTAGTGTTATTATTCGAGCCCAATACCATATTGAAAAAAAGTCTGAGGATAACATTTCTATTATAATTACACAAATACCATATGCTGTTAATAAATCTTCTTTGCTTATGAAAATAGCATTATTAATAAAAGAAGAAAAGCTGGAAGGAATATCTGATATAAGGGATGAATCAGATCGTGATGGTATTAGAATTGTTATTGAAATTAAAAAAGGTTTTGATCCTAATGTTATTATGAATTTGCTTTATGAATATACTGAATTAAGGAAAAATTTTAGCATAAATAATTTAGCTCTTGTCAATGGAATTCCAAAGCAATTAAATTTAAAAGAACTTTTATCTGAATTTATTGCACATAGGAAGGAAATTGTTAGAAGGCGGGTAGATTTTGACTTAAAGAAGGCAAGAGAAAAGGCTCATATTCTTGAGGGATTAAATATTGCATTAAAAAATATTGATAAAATAATAGAAATAATCAAGTCTGCTAAGCTTGTAAAAGAGGCTAAAGAATATATTATGAAAGAATTTAGTTTATCAGAAATTCAGGCTAATTCTATTCTAGATATGAAATTACAGAGATTGACATCTCTTGAAATAGAAAAACTTAAAGAAGATTTTACAATTGTTTTAGCTTTAATAAAAGATTATGAAGATATTCTTATCAGTCCAGTCAGAATTGTAAATATTGTAAGAGAAGAGATTAATAATTTAAGTTTAAAATTTGGCGATGAGCGCCGAACAAAAATAATTTATGATGAGGAGGTTTTGAAAACCAGTATGTCAGATTTAATGCAGAGAGAAAATGTTATTGTGATTCTTACAAAGCAAGGTTTTATTAAAAGAATTTTACAGGATGAGTATAAACTCCAAGGTATAGGTGGTAAAGGCCTTAGTTCTTTTGAGTTGCAAAATGGAGACCAAATTAATATTGCTTTATGTGTCAATACGCATGATTTTTTGTTGATGATTTCAAATGAAGGGAAGCTTTATGTAATTAATGCTTATAGTATTAAGGATTCTGCTAGGACTTCCAAGGGACAAAATATTCGTGAACTTATAAATTTGGGAGAAACAGAAAAAATATTGGCTATTAAAAATACCAATGAATTATCTGTGAATAATTATTTATTAATAACAACTGCAAAGGGGAAAATAGCTCGTATTGAAACGGAAAGTTTTAAGACAGTTAAATCAAGAGGTGTTATTGTTATTAAACTTGATAATAATGATTTTGTTACAAGTGCTGAAGTTGTTTCTAAAGATGAGAGAGTGATTTGTATTTCTAAAAAAGGTAATGCTTTTGCATTTAATTCAAATGATATTCGGCTTACGCACAGAGGTACTCAAGGTGTTTCTGGTATGAAAGTGAGAGAGGGAGATGTGTTTATTAAGGTCTTAGCAGTAGGACATGGTTCTCATCTTTTGATTGTTTCTGAGAATGGATATGGTAAGAGATTAGAAATATCTAAAGTGACTGGACTTAAAAGAGGAGCTACTGGATATACTAGCTATAAGAAATCTGATGAAAAAGCAGGTGAAGTAGTCGATGCTATTACAGTTTCACATGAGGATGAGGTTTTACTTATAAGTAGAAGTTCAAAAGTTTTAAGAACATTAGTAGATAAAATATCTGAACAAGGTAAAGATGCTAGAGGAATGCAGGTATTGTCTCTTGATGAGGATAGATTAGTATCTGTTTCAAAATTTATTAAGTGA
- the rsmI gene encoding 16S rRNA (cytidine(1402)-2'-O)-methyltransferase, whose amino-acid sequence MLYIVGTPIGNLGDITYRAIDILKLVDVIFAEDTRITKRLLSHYGIVKKLISCNTVIEHKKIDLLLEYLSNGKSVAFVSDAGTPCLSDPGGLLVNSAFNNGYKVCPIPGVSAFNTIISVNPFKDKVIIFEGFLPNKGLKRVRRIEELYHTGDAFVLLESSHRILKLLFEISLVNLDANVLVGREMTKLYEEYKIGKPLELKKYFEENNKNKGEFTVLVSRKKSKN is encoded by the coding sequence GTGTTGTATATTGTAGGAACGCCCATAGGTAATTTAGGCGACATTACGTATCGTGCAATTGATATTTTAAAATTAGTTGATGTCATTTTTGCTGAGGATACAAGGATTACCAAAAGACTTTTGTCGCATTATGGTATTGTAAAAAAGTTAATTTCTTGTAATACGGTAATAGAACATAAAAAAATCGACTTATTATTAGAGTATTTGTCTAATGGTAAAAGCGTAGCTTTTGTTAGTGATGCAGGAACTCCTTGTCTTAGTGACCCTGGCGGTTTGCTTGTTAATTCAGCATTTAACAATGGATATAAGGTTTGTCCTATTCCTGGTGTTAGTGCTTTTAATACTATTATAAGTGTTAATCCTTTTAAAGATAAAGTTATAATATTTGAAGGTTTTTTACCAAATAAAGGTCTTAAGAGAGTAAGAAGGATAGAGGAACTTTATCATACAGGCGATGCATTTGTTCTTCTTGAATCTAGTCATAGAATTTTGAAGTTGTTATTTGAAATTTCTTTAGTGAATTTAGATGCTAATGTTCTTGTTGGTCGTGAAATGACAAAATTATATGAGGAATATAAAATTGGTAAACCTTTAGAATTAAAAAAATATTTTGAAGAAAATAACAAAAACAAAGGTGAATTTACAGTTTTAGTTAGCAGGAAAAAATCTAAAAATTAA
- a CDS encoding YigZ family protein, with amino-acid sequence MILIPKENTSSKIEVKKSIFLSYIFHTEKKEEINKILKEYKLKFKNATHIVYGFRIGNSKSFINGMSDDKEPRSTAGKPTLDAILNKNLTDTLIITVRYFGGTLLGKGGLIKAYSKAAQQVINISNLIEKEETETLIINLNYNQYSLLIRIKDKIGIKIIDANFLDKINTKIKFNIKNKKSIMTFLQENSLI; translated from the coding sequence ATGATACTAATTCCTAAAGAAAATACTAGTTCAAAAATTGAAGTAAAAAAATCAATTTTTTTATCATATATTTTCCACACAGAGAAAAAAGAAGAAATAAATAAAATCTTAAAAGAATATAAATTGAAATTCAAAAATGCAACTCATATAGTTTATGGATTTAGAATTGGAAATTCTAAATCATTTATAAATGGAATGAGCGATGACAAAGAACCAAGATCAACAGCCGGCAAACCTACACTAGATGCCATATTAAATAAGAATTTAACCGATACTTTAATAATTACAGTACGCTATTTTGGAGGAACTTTACTTGGCAAAGGAGGCTTAATTAAAGCATATTCCAAAGCAGCACAACAAGTAATCAATATATCAAATTTAATAGAAAAGGAAGAAACGGAAACATTAATCATTAATTTAAATTACAATCAATATAGTTTACTTATACGAATAAAAGATAAAATAGGAATTAAAATTATAGATGCAAATTTTTTAGATAAAATAAATACCAAAATAAAATTTAATATAAAAAATAAAAAGAGTATTATGACATTTCTACAAGAAAATTCTTTAATTTAA
- the dnaN gene encoding DNA polymerase III subunit beta, translating into MIIIKEDEKLNEKFILCDTEQISNEIDKAKSIILNRNINDIWSAILLEIKNSNLTIKATDRNILFQSTIPIVSAENFKVLINASNFSDAVKALNLYDELKINFHENESKLSIIGESKNKDGILVNDHLSEPTFSNEEIESYNYDINGDAYNFTIELSQREFKKIINKVSFSASHDESKNTLNGIYFTKDKNSALILVSTNGHRMSIYKTDLIFEEDINFIVPVKMFNLLKQMIVGEGTIKIKVSDKKFYIEFNNYKIACSLISGNYPDYESIIPQKQKNSALVEINVLKDRLSRVSSYTDKRSKKVILSFTNEQLRLVAEDPIIGRKGEFFVQKSNYSYSGDEEIIAINSAYFTEAMGVFDTAKLEIKFTRGGILKLSEPENSDFIHLIMPMVLN; encoded by the coding sequence ATGATAATAATCAAGGAGGATGAAAAATTGAATGAAAAGTTCATATTATGTGACACAGAACAAATATCAAATGAGATAGACAAAGCCAAAAGCATAATTTTAAACAGAAACATAAATGATATTTGGAGTGCGATATTGCTTGAGATAAAAAATTCTAATCTTACAATAAAAGCAACAGATAGAAATATACTTTTTCAAAGCACAATTCCAATTGTTTCAGCAGAAAATTTCAAAGTATTAATCAATGCTTCCAACTTTTCCGATGCTGTTAAAGCATTAAATTTGTACGATGAATTAAAGATAAATTTTCATGAAAATGAAAGTAAACTAAGTATCATTGGAGAATCAAAAAATAAAGATGGTATTTTGGTCAATGATCATTTAAGTGAACCTACTTTTTCTAATGAAGAAATTGAGAGTTATAATTATGATATAAATGGAGATGCTTACAATTTTACAATTGAGCTAAGTCAAAGAGAATTCAAAAAAATCATAAACAAAGTATCATTTTCAGCATCACATGATGAATCTAAAAACACTCTAAATGGAATTTACTTTACAAAAGATAAAAACTCTGCATTAATTCTTGTTTCAACTAATGGACACAGAATGTCTATATATAAAACAGATTTAATCTTTGAAGAGGATATTAACTTTATAGTGCCTGTTAAAATGTTTAATCTCTTAAAACAAATGATAGTAGGAGAAGGTACAATAAAAATTAAAGTCTCTGATAAAAAATTTTATATTGAGTTTAATAATTATAAAATAGCCTGCAGTCTTATAAGTGGTAACTATCCTGATTATGAAAGTATCATACCACAAAAACAAAAAAACAGTGCATTAGTTGAAATCAATGTTTTAAAAGATAGGCTTTCAAGGGTAAGTTCCTATACAGATAAAAGGTCTAAAAAAGTTATTTTAAGTTTTACTAATGAACAATTAAGACTTGTGGCAGAAGATCCAATTATAGGCAGAAAGGGTGAATTTTTTGTACAAAAATCCAATTATAGTTACAGTGGAGATGAGGAAATTATAGCAATAAATAGTGCTTATTTTACTGAAGCAATGGGTGTATTTGATACTGCAAAATTAGAGATAAAATTCACTAGAGGAGGTATATTAAAGTTAAGTGAGCCTGAAAATTCTGATTTTATTCATTTAATAATGCCCATGGTACTAAATTAA
- a CDS encoding ParB/RepB/Spo0J family partition protein, whose protein sequence is MKETFKMVDINLLDIDKLQPRKSINLAELEELSISIKENGILQPIVVFHNNGRYNIVIGERRFRAARLANMIQVPIIEIESTRKNKDFMSLIENIQRENLTPVEEAYAYKNLMDKHSLTQKALSEKIGKNRSHVANLIRILELEQEILNSLHNKEISLGHAKVLLSLKDDQDRYALYLLIIKKKLSVRDVENYVKNFYKPVKDASTSEILGDPFLNSVKEFLISRIQTKISIKGSKEKGKIEISYFTSSDLKRIISIFENINIK, encoded by the coding sequence ATGAAAGAGACTTTTAAGATGGTAGACATTAATCTTTTAGATATAGATAAGTTGCAACCTAGAAAGTCTATTAATCTTGCTGAACTTGAAGAATTGAGTATTTCTATAAAAGAGAATGGAATATTACAACCGATTGTTGTTTTTCATAATAATGGTAGATATAACATAGTAATAGGTGAACGAAGATTTAGAGCTGCTAGGCTTGCTAATATGATACAGGTCCCTATTATAGAGATAGAATCAACTCGAAAGAATAAAGATTTTATGTCTTTAATTGAAAATATTCAAAGAGAAAATTTAACTCCTGTTGAAGAGGCATATGCTTATAAAAATCTCATGGATAAGCATTCTTTAACTCAAAAAGCTTTATCTGAAAAAATAGGTAAAAATAGGTCTCATGTTGCTAATTTAATTCGAATTTTAGAACTTGAGCAAGAGATATTAAATTCTTTACATAATAAGGAAATATCATTAGGTCATGCTAAGGTTTTATTATCTTTAAAAGATGATCAAGATAGATATGCTCTTTATCTTTTAATTATTAAAAAAAAGTTGTCTGTTAGAGATGTAGAGAATTATGTTAAAAATTTTTATAAGCCTGTTAAGGATGCATCTACATCTGAAATATTAGGAGATCCTTTTTTAAATAGTGTGAAAGAATTTTTAATAAGTAGAATACAAACTAAAATAAGTATTAAAGGAAGCAAAGAAAAAGGGAAGATAGAAATAAGTTATTTCACGTCTTCTGATTTAAAAAGAATTATTTCTATCTTTGAAAATATAAATATTAAGTAA
- the dnaA gene encoding chromosomal replication initiator protein DnaA, giving the protein MQEGKNIWSLILTAIRKELSEEEFYIWFENLYFTDATNNNIKISTPNSFHKNQVEKRFSKKIKEILIEKGYHTINVEFINPKNEVKIHDVISKNNSLKDIVIQQDSSTKRLDFKNHNNNTTGNARKYIIKEEMHTKYRNPFLKKKYTFENFITGPNNKLAYNASLSIAKNPGTKYNPCLIYGGVGLGKTHLLQSIGNKTEELHKEFKILYVTAENFLNEFVESIKTNETKKFKKKYRYLDMLLLDDIHDLQKKEGIQEELFHTFNALYEDNKQMVFTCDRQPSELINFTDRLKSRFTRGLNVDISKPNFELRIAIIEKKAEEDGIKVPKNILNLVAKKVTTNIRDLEAAVTKLKAHIDLENIEIDTSIVEKIIKEIIVYEQENTNTHNKINIENIKKVILRELKLTNKDIEGNSKKPEITKARHIYAYLLRNFTELSTIEIGKIIGGKTHSTVLYSINKIDKERNNDLEINNLIIELMNKINKN; this is encoded by the coding sequence ATGCAAGAGGGAAAAAACATATGGAGTTTAATCTTAACAGCAATAAGAAAAGAACTCTCTGAGGAAGAATTTTATATATGGTTTGAAAATTTATATTTCACAGATGCAACTAATAACAATATAAAAATATCTACTCCAAATTCTTTTCATAAAAACCAAGTAGAAAAAAGATTTTCTAAAAAAATCAAAGAAATTCTTATTGAAAAAGGCTATCATACAATTAATGTTGAATTTATAAATCCAAAAAATGAAGTAAAAATTCATGATGTAATATCAAAAAACAATTCATTAAAAGATATTGTTATACAACAAGATTCATCAACAAAAAGATTGGACTTTAAAAATCACAATAACAATACAACAGGAAATGCAAGAAAATATATTATAAAAGAAGAAATGCACACAAAATATAGAAATCCTTTTCTTAAAAAGAAATATACATTTGAAAATTTCATTACAGGTCCAAACAATAAGCTAGCATACAATGCTAGCTTATCAATTGCAAAAAATCCTGGTACAAAGTACAATCCATGCTTAATATATGGGGGAGTTGGCCTTGGCAAAACACATTTACTTCAAAGTATAGGAAATAAAACAGAAGAGTTACATAAAGAATTTAAAATTCTTTATGTAACTGCTGAAAATTTTTTAAATGAATTTGTAGAAAGCATAAAAACGAATGAAACAAAAAAATTTAAAAAAAAATATAGATACCTAGATATGCTACTATTAGACGATATTCATGATTTACAAAAAAAAGAAGGAATACAAGAAGAACTCTTTCATACTTTCAATGCTCTTTATGAAGACAATAAGCAAATGGTATTTACATGCGACAGACAACCTTCAGAACTCATAAATTTTACAGACAGATTAAAAAGCAGATTTACAAGAGGATTAAATGTTGATATATCAAAACCAAATTTTGAACTAAGAATAGCAATTATAGAAAAAAAAGCAGAAGAAGATGGAATCAAAGTTCCAAAAAACATTCTCAATTTAGTTGCAAAAAAAGTTACAACAAATATACGAGATCTTGAAGCTGCTGTAACAAAATTAAAAGCCCACATAGATTTAGAAAACATTGAAATTGATACTAGTATAGTAGAAAAAATAATTAAAGAAATAATAGTTTATGAACAAGAAAACACAAATACACATAACAAAATAAACATTGAAAATATAAAAAAAGTTATATTAAGAGAACTAAAACTCACAAATAAGGATATTGAAGGCAACAGCAAAAAACCTGAAATCACAAAAGCAAGACACATTTATGCTTATCTTTTAAGGAATTTTACAGAGCTTTCAACAATTGAAATAGGTAAAATTATTGGAGGCAAAACCCATTCAACAGTACTTTATTCAATAAATAAGATTGATAAAGAAAGAAATAATGACTTAGAAATTAACAATTTAATCATAGAACTTATGAACAAAATTAACAAAAATTAA
- a CDS encoding ParA family protein has product MKIISIINQKGGVGKTTSAINIAYSTTLLKKKTLLIDIDSQGNTSSGVNISKRDDINSSYELIYKKNKIKPIKNFNLDIIPSNIKLALLEKELIHEIARENFLKNALEQYKQDNYDFVFLDCPPTLSILTINALVASNYILIPIETEFFAFEGINQLLDTITAVKQINQELEITGVFINKYDIRNKSKEKYIDSLKKVFQEKLLNTKIRKNISISKSQEKNIPVYIYNKESNSAKDFLELTKEIMEKIKE; this is encoded by the coding sequence ATGAAAATAATATCGATTATTAACCAAAAAGGTGGTGTTGGAAAAACAACAAGTGCTATCAATATTGCTTATTCAACCACATTACTTAAAAAAAAGACTCTCCTAATAGACATTGATTCACAAGGAAATACCAGTAGCGGTGTTAACATCTCAAAACGAGATGATATCAATTCAAGTTATGAACTTATTTATAAAAAAAACAAAATTAAACCTATTAAAAATTTCAACTTAGACATAATTCCTTCAAATATTAAGTTAGCATTACTTGAAAAAGAATTAATACATGAAATTGCAAGAGAAAATTTTCTTAAAAATGCTTTAGAACAATATAAACAAGATAACTACGATTTTGTTTTTCTTGATTGTCCTCCTACTCTTTCAATACTCACAATAAATGCACTTGTTGCAAGTAACTATATACTAATACCAATAGAAACAGAATTTTTCGCATTTGAAGGTATCAATCAATTATTAGACACAATAACTGCCGTTAAACAAATAAATCAAGAGCTAGAGATTACTGGTGTGTTCATAAACAAATATGACATCAGAAATAAAAGTAAAGAAAAATATATTGATTCTTTAAAAAAAGTTTTTCAAGAAAAATTATTAAACACCAAAATAAGAAAAAATATAAGTATTTCTAAATCTCAAGAAAAAAACATACCAGTATATATTTATAACAAAGAAAGTAATTCTGCAAAAGATTTTTTAGAGCTTACAAAAGAAATAATGGAGAAAATTAAAGAATAA
- the gyrB gene encoding DNA topoisomerase (ATP-hydrolyzing) subunit B, whose product MSYFANNIQVLKGLEAVRKRPGMYIGSVSINGLHHLIYEVVDNSIDEALAGFCDKIDVIINADNSITVNDNGRGIPTDIHEEEGISALELVLTKLHSGGKFNKNTYKVSGGLHGVGISVVNALSSFLEVIVSRDGKVFKQTFARGIPTSEVEVIGVSSCRGTKVTFLADSEIFETLEYDFETLSKRLRELAFLNDKICVSLEDKRLGKERLLEFYFEGGIKAFVDYITNNNKNIQNEPYFIEDTYDDVIVSVGLKWTEGYSENVLSFVNNINTREGGTHVSGFRHGLLKAMNEAFRESKISKKDIPNLTLDDFKEGLTAVISIKVPEPQFEGQTKGKLGNSYIKKIVEGIVYDGLLKIIGNNLLEIDIILNKAIRAARAREAARKARESERKKSAFESLALPGKLADCASKNPVEREIYIVEGDSAGGSAKMGRNRFFQAILPLWGKMLNVEKTKEDKVITNDKLIPIIASLGVGVGKNFYIEKLRYHKIIIMADADVDGSHIRTLLLTFFFRYMRELIENGHIYIAMPPLYKVKYENKVHYFYNDFEKESFLSSIETVKRDKVSLQRYKGLGEMNPTQLWETTMNPATRKMKLIGIDDAVQAEKIFVTLMGDEVEPRREFIEQNALDVVNLDV is encoded by the coding sequence ATGAGTTATTTTGCGAATAATATTCAGGTATTAAAGGGGCTTGAAGCTGTTAGAAAAAGGCCTGGAATGTATATTGGGTCTGTTTCAATTAATGGATTACATCATTTAATTTATGAAGTAGTTGACAATAGTATTGACGAGGCTTTAGCAGGCTTTTGTGACAAAATAGATGTTATTATAAATGCGGATAATTCCATAACAGTAAATGATAACGGTAGAGGAATTCCTACAGATATTCATGAAGAGGAAGGTATTAGTGCACTTGAATTAGTGTTGACAAAGTTACATTCTGGAGGAAAATTTAATAAAAATACTTATAAAGTTTCTGGTGGACTTCATGGAGTTGGAATTTCAGTTGTTAATGCATTATCATCTTTTTTAGAAGTGATTGTTAGTAGAGACGGAAAGGTTTTTAAGCAGACTTTTGCAAGAGGTATTCCAACATCTGAGGTTGAAGTTATTGGAGTTAGTTCTTGTAGGGGTACTAAAGTTACTTTTTTAGCTGATTCTGAGATTTTTGAGACCTTAGAGTATGATTTTGAAACTCTTTCAAAGAGGCTTAGAGAACTTGCATTTTTAAATGATAAGATATGTGTTTCACTAGAAGATAAAAGATTGGGCAAAGAGAGATTGTTAGAATTTTATTTTGAAGGTGGAATAAAAGCTTTTGTAGATTATATAACAAATAATAACAAAAATATTCAAAATGAGCCTTACTTTATTGAAGACACTTATGATGATGTTATTGTTAGTGTTGGGCTTAAATGGACTGAAGGATATTCTGAGAATGTTTTGTCTTTTGTAAATAATATTAATACTAGAGAGGGAGGAACCCATGTTTCAGGTTTTAGGCATGGTCTTTTAAAGGCTATGAATGAAGCTTTTAGGGAATCGAAGATAAGCAAGAAAGATATTCCAAATCTTACATTAGATGATTTTAAAGAGGGTTTAACAGCGGTAATTTCTATTAAGGTTCCAGAACCTCAATTTGAAGGTCAAACTAAAGGAAAATTGGGGAATTCTTATATAAAAAAAATTGTTGAAGGTATTGTATATGATGGTCTTTTAAAAATTATTGGAAATAATCTTTTAGAAATAGATATTATTCTAAATAAAGCAATAAGGGCTGCTCGTGCTCGTGAAGCAGCAAGAAAAGCCAGAGAATCTGAGAGAAAAAAGAGTGCCTTTGAGAGCTTGGCATTGCCTGGAAAATTAGCAGATTGTGCGTCTAAAAATCCGGTTGAAAGAGAAATTTATATTGTTGAAGGTGATTCTGCTGGTGGAAGCGCAAAGATGGGTAGAAATAGGTTTTTTCAAGCGATCTTGCCATTATGGGGTAAGATGCTTAATGTTGAAAAGACAAAAGAAGATAAGGTGATCACAAATGACAAACTTATTCCAATAATTGCATCTCTTGGTGTTGGTGTTGGAAAAAATTTTTATATTGAAAAGCTTCGTTATCATAAGATTATTATTATGGCTGATGCTGATGTTGATGGATCTCATATTAGGACATTACTTCTTACTTTTTTCTTCCGTTATATGAGAGAATTAATTGAAAATGGGCATATATACATAGCTATGCCTCCTCTTTATAAAGTTAAATATGAGAATAAGGTTCATTACTTCTATAATGATTTTGAAAAAGAATCTTTTTTAAGTTCAATTGAAACTGTAAAGAGAGACAAAGTTAGTCTTCAAAGGTATAAGGGGCTTGGAGAAATGAATCCTACACAACTTTGGGAAACTACTATGAATCCTGCTACTAGGAAAATGAAATTAATAGGAATAGATGATGCTGTACAAGCTGAAAAAATTTTTGTTACTCTTATGGGAGATGAAGTTGAGCCTAGAAGAGAATTTATTGAACAAAATGCGCTTGATGTGGTAAATCTAGATGTGTAA